CTGAGATCGAGTGATATCGGCATCCGACCGATTGCGCCTGGCAGCAGGAGCGTACGGTTTGGAGATCCGCACGAGGTAATGATGCGAGAGCGCCCCGCGTTGTTAACAATGGTTTTGTTACTCGCGGGGCTTCTCTGTGTGGGGGGAGGCTGCGACGCCGTGGAGGTGGCGCGCCAGTCTGTGGAGACGTGGCAGCACTCGTTGACTGCGAAAGTCTCAGAGCAGGCAGAGGCTCTCGAGCCGCTCGGCGAACTTCAGCCAGCTGAGTTGCGGAAGAGCGGGGTGGTCGACGGTGACACTCTTCGTCTGGTGGGCTTCGATAAGAGCGTGCGGGTTTTATGTCTGGACAGTGAGGAGGCGCTTCGCGGCGAAGAGCTTGAGCGGGCCGAGGCGGACTGGGAGGGGTATCAAAAGGAGCGAAAAGGTAAGGGTCGCTTTACTCGAAGCTACGGCACCTTTGTGGGGAATGAAGCAACGGCCTGGGCGCGCGAGTTCTTTGGGGGGCGGAGGGAGGTGTTTGTCGAATACGCCTCGGAGCGCCATACCCGTGACTTCTTCGGGAGGCATCTGGCACATATCTGGGTGAGAGAAGCGTCCGGAGAGTGGCTGAACTTCGGTGTGGAGGCGGTGCGCGCGGGCTGGTCGCCGTACGCCACTGAGTACGGCCATTGCGAGCCTTATCGCGGGCATTTTGAGCAGGCGCAGCGCGAGGCGCAGAAGGCCACGCGCGGCATCTGGCGTGACGGAGTACGTGGTTACGATGACTACCCGAAGCGTTTTGAGGAATGGGCCCCGCGTGCGCGTCAGATTGGGCTTTTTCGAGAGCGCCTGGGCGATCATCCGGAGGTCATTGAGCTGGGCACGGATACGGCGATGGCGCGTCTTCGGCTGAAAGTGGGTGGACGGGTCGTGGTGTTCGGGTCGGTCGATCGTTATTCCCCTCGGGGGCGGCCGCCTAAGCTCTACCTTCGTCATCGCTATCGCGAGGAGTTGATGGTTCAGGCGCCGGGGCCGGTGCGTTTTGCTGATATGACGAAGTCGGATTTTGAGCCGCGGGAGTTCGTCTATGTGGAGGGGAAAGTGGAGATGTTTCGCGGCAATCCCATGGTAGTGATTGACGCGCAGAGTTTTGTTCGGTCAGGCGATGATCCGCCTGAGCTTTCGCCGTGATCGGCGTTTCAGATATGACCCCGGGTCGTTTTTGGAATGACCCCGGGTCGTTGGCGAGATGACCGTGGGCGGTCGAGAGAGCGTGATAAAAATAGCAGTGTACCCGGGCAAATGTGATGACCCCGGGTCGATTGTGGAATGACCCCGGGTCGATTTTGGAATGACCCCGGGTCGTTGGCGAGATGACCCCGGGTCGTAGAACGTGCGCAGAAAGCCTGAGCGATAGTTCGGGGGGCGTACTTCGAGCAAGTCGGTGCGCTGAGCATGTAGAGAGTTGACGGAAGTGTGCCGGGAGGTCGGTATGGAGTTGGATGTGCGGGGAGTTAGGGTTGGGGTAACGATCGGGCTATTGATGGCGATGGGGTGCGCCGGCGCTCCGAGCGCATCTTCGTCCGGGGATCTGCAGGCGCAGACGTCGGCTGACCTCGCTTATGCCGAGCTTGCGCCGGGCATCTGGGAGGTTGCCTCCGGCAAGCGCCTGGAAGAGGCGGAGTTGCTGGCGCGGCTCATGGACGCGCGCTACGTGATCGCGGCGGAGTCTCACGATGATCCCTGGCATCATGTTGTGCAGAGCCGGATTTATCGCGGAATAAGCCAGCGAGCCGAGGGCCCGGTAGCGCTGGGGGTGGAGATGGTCGAGGCGCGTTTTCAGCGGGCGCTCGATGCCTACGTCGCCGCGGAGATCGATGAGGCGCAGATGCTTCAACGTGTGGAGTGGGAGGCGCGCTGGGGCATGGACTGGGCGATGTACGCCCCGATGTGGCGAGTGGCCCGGGAGTTTGCGCAGCCCATTATCGCTCTCAACGCCCCGCGTGAGCAGGTGCGTCGTATGGGGCGAGGAGGACTTGAGGGGCTTGCGGAGGAAGAGCGTGCCGAGCTCCCCGAATTGGATCTGAGTGACGCAAACTACCGAGCATGGCTGGGCTCGATCTTCGCCTCCCACGGTATGGGTGACGACGAGGAAGCGCTTGATCGCTTCTTCGCAGCACAGGTGCTCTGGGACGAGACGATGGCGCACAATGCTGTTCTCGCCTTGGTCGAGAATCCGGCCATCGAAGCGATGGTGCTTCTGGTCGGCCGCGGACACGCCGAGCGCGGTTTCGGGATTTCTCCGCGCATCGTGCGTCGGTTGGTCGCGCGAGGAGAAGCCGAGGCGGTTGCTGACGGCGGGGTGATCGTCGTCGTGCCGGTCAGCACTGTCGACGAGTATGGCGAGCGCATGGGTGAGTACCGCCGCCTGAACTTCCTTCAAGAAAACAACATCGCCGACTTCGTGTGGATCGAAGCCGGCGATGCAGATGACGAGCGCGAAGATTAAGCCATCAGCTCAACTCTCGCTCGACGCGTCGCTATGTTGCTGCTGGCTGGCGAGGCAGGCCGAGATGTAGCTTGCGAAGAGCGGGTGGGCCTGACCCGGACGGCTCTTAAATTCAGGGTGGGCCTGACAGCCAATGAACCAGCGCTGCTCGGGAAGTTCGATCATCTCCACGAGCACGCCGTCGGGAGAGGTGCCGCTGAAGACCAGTCCGGCTTCTTCAAGGGCGGGACGAAGCGCGTTGTTGACCTCGTAGCGGTGACGGTGACGCTCGCTGATGAGTGTGTTGCCGTAGATCCGCGCCGAGTGGCTTTCGTCTTGAAGCACGCAGTCATAGGCACCCAGGCGCATAGAGGCACCCTTGTCTTTGACGTGTTCCTGCTCGGCCATCAGGGCGATCACCGGGGCGGACGTCTGAGGGTTGAACTCGGTGCTGTTGGCATCTTTGAGTCCGGCGACGTTGCGTGCGAACTCCACTACCGCCAGCTGCATGCCCAGGCAGATGCCGAAGAACGGGATGTCATTTTCACGTGCGTAACGCACCGCGCGGATTTTGCCCTCGGTGCCGCGCTTTCCAAAGCCGCCAGGCACCAGGATACCATCGCATTCGCCGAGCAAATGCTCGGCTTCGAGCTGCTCGAGATCTTCGGAGTCGATGAACTTGAGTTTCACGCGCACTTCGTTGGCGATGCCCGCGTGAAAGAGCGCCTCGTTGAGCGACTTATAGCTGTCGGTCAGGTCGACATACTTGCCCACAATGCCCACGGTGACTTCCTGGCGAGGGTTGTGGATACGGTCGACGATTTTGCGCCATTCGGTCAGGTCGGTGCCGCGCGACCAAATGTTGAGCGCGGTGGCAAGCTCGTGGTCGATGCCTTCTTCGGCCAGGAGCACCGGGACCTCGTAGATGGACTTGGCGTCGCGGGCGGTGACCACGCGCTCGGTCGGCACATTGCAGAAGAGCGCGATCTTGCGCTTGATATCGCGCGGCAGATCGCGGTCAGAGCGGCAGACCAGAAAGTCGGGTTGGATGCCGATCTCGCGCAGCTGTTTGACCGAGTGCTGGGTCGGTTTGGTTTTGACCTCGTCGGCCGCCGGCATGTAGGGGACCAGCGTCACGTGCAAAAACACCGCA
This DNA window, taken from Lujinxingia sediminis, encodes the following:
- a CDS encoding ChaN family lipoprotein, with product MELDVRGVRVGVTIGLLMAMGCAGAPSASSSGDLQAQTSADLAYAELAPGIWEVASGKRLEEAELLARLMDARYVIAAESHDDPWHHVVQSRIYRGISQRAEGPVALGVEMVEARFQRALDAYVAAEIDEAQMLQRVEWEARWGMDWAMYAPMWRVAREFAQPIIALNAPREQVRRMGRGGLEGLAEEERAELPELDLSDANYRAWLGSIFASHGMGDDEEALDRFFAAQVLWDETMAHNAVLALVENPAIEAMVLLVGRGHAERGFGISPRIVRRLVARGEAEAVADGGVIVVVPVSTVDEYGERMGEYRRLNFLQENNIADFVWIEAGDADDERED
- a CDS encoding thermonuclease family protein; the protein is MRERPALLTMVLLLAGLLCVGGGCDAVEVARQSVETWQHSLTAKVSEQAEALEPLGELQPAELRKSGVVDGDTLRLVGFDKSVRVLCLDSEEALRGEELERAEADWEGYQKERKGKGRFTRSYGTFVGNEATAWAREFFGGRREVFVEYASERHTRDFFGRHLAHIWVREASGEWLNFGVEAVRAGWSPYATEYGHCEPYRGHFEQAQREAQKATRGIWRDGVRGYDDYPKRFEEWAPRARQIGLFRERLGDHPEVIELGTDTAMARLRLKVGGRVVVFGSVDRYSPRGRPPKLYLRHRYREELMVQAPGPVRFADMTKSDFEPREFVYVEGKVEMFRGNPMVVIDAQSFVRSGDDPPELSP
- a CDS encoding CTP synthase, whose product is MMTRQRTTKFVFITGGVLSSLGKGITAAGLGALMENRGLRVSFIKLDPYINVDPGTMNPFQHGEVFVTDDGAETDLDLGHYERFTSTRMTRRNNFTTGQVYDSVIAKERRGEYLGATVQVIPHITDEIKARVLDASEDCDLMFVEVGGTVGDIESLPFLEAIRQLGIELGRENAVFLHVTLVPYMPAADEVKTKPTQHSVKQLREIGIQPDFLVCRSDRDLPRDIKRKIALFCNVPTERVVTARDAKSIYEVPVLLAEEGIDHELATALNIWSRGTDLTEWRKIVDRIHNPRQEVTVGIVGKYVDLTDSYKSLNEALFHAGIANEVRVKLKFIDSEDLEQLEAEHLLGECDGILVPGGFGKRGTEGKIRAVRYARENDIPFFGICLGMQLAVVEFARNVAGLKDANSTEFNPQTSAPVIALMAEQEHVKDKGASMRLGAYDCVLQDESHSARIYGNTLISERHRHRYEVNNALRPALEEAGLVFSGTSPDGVLVEMIELPEQRWFIGCQAHPEFKSRPGQAHPLFASYISACLASQQQHSDASSES